One genomic window of Candidatus Trichorickettsia mobilis includes the following:
- a CDS encoding 6-pyruvoyl tetrahydropterin synthase family protein, which yields MISCTRRIEFDAGHRVIDHHSKCKFLHGHRYVLEVTAQTEVLNDLGMVVDFSLIKNIVKGWTDDNFDHNVILSSKDKILGQSIAEYTGQKIYYLANNPTAENIALHLKMEVMPKLFTESSFQIVKLKLFETPNCFVEV from the coding sequence ATGATAAGTTGTACTCGCAGAATAGAATTTGATGCCGGGCATCGAGTTATTGATCATCATAGTAAATGTAAATTTTTACATGGTCATCGTTATGTGTTGGAGGTGACTGCTCAGACAGAAGTACTAAATGATCTAGGGATGGTGGTAGATTTTAGCCTAATAAAAAATATAGTCAAAGGTTGGACTGATGATAATTTTGATCATAATGTAATTTTATCCAGCAAAGATAAAATTCTTGGTCAATCCATTGCTGAATATACCGGGCAAAAAATTTATTATTTAGCAAATAACCCAACAGCAGAAAACATTGCCTTGCATTTGAAAATGGAGGTGATGCCTAAATTGTTTACTGAGAGTAGTTTCCAAATAGTTAAGCTAAAATTATTTGAAACCCCAAATTGTTTTGTAGAGGTCTAA
- the ruvA gene encoding Holliday junction branch migration protein RuvA, which yields MIGRLRGKVSCADDHVIVDVSGVGYLVYCSTKNLSNLIENEYYQFFIETHVREDHINLYGFLSIDEKHTFNMLLSVNGIGPRLALAILSHLTPYQISISISARDKDIFKAVTGVGAKMAERIIIELKDKLPGMPISLEDISGNGNNNIAMDAISALVNLGINKTEAQNIVSTVLVSQPDVSIDELIRLAFKYTR from the coding sequence ATGATAGGCAGATTACGCGGTAAAGTATCATGTGCTGATGATCATGTAATAGTAGATGTAAGCGGGGTAGGGTATTTAGTATATTGTTCAACAAAAAATTTATCTAATTTAATTGAGAATGAATATTATCAATTTTTTATTGAGACTCATGTTAGGGAAGATCACATAAATCTTTACGGATTTTTATCGATAGATGAAAAACATACTTTTAATATGCTATTGTCAGTTAATGGCATAGGGCCAAGGTTAGCATTAGCTATTCTATCTCATCTTACTCCTTATCAAATTAGTATTTCAATTAGTGCGCGAGATAAAGATATATTTAAGGCCGTTACAGGAGTAGGTGCAAAAATGGCTGAAAGAATTATTATTGAATTAAAGGATAAATTGCCAGGTATGCCTATATCACTTGAGGATATAAGTGGTAATGGTAACAATAATATTGCGATGGATGCGATATCAGCTTTAGTAAATTTAGGAATTAACAAAACCGAAGCCCAAAATATAGTAAGTACAGTTTTAGTTTCACAGCCTGATGTTTCGATAGATGAGTTGATTAGATTAGCTTTTAAATATACTCGTTAA
- a CDS encoding IS1595 family transposase, whose amino-acid sequence MDKIKKEKFTIKQFNEKYIDDNACLHQIFLNRYSYLENCPKCNDKFSYHKVTDRKCYACAYCGNQLHPLADTIFHKSSTSLKNWFYAIFLFSTSKNGVSAKELERQLGVTYKCAYRIAKQIRKLFDENVSMLTNIVEIDETYVGGKEINKHKHKKTPSNQGRSLKTKSAVLGAVERQGNIIAKVVNHTQSSIVKPFVRDNICITAEVKTDEYKVYNSLKFMGYSHDTVDHGKKEYVNGDTHTNNLEGFWSQLKRSINGTYHSVSPKYLQTYVNEFAYRYNRRNDITPLFKSMIKKVLMLV is encoded by the coding sequence ATGGATAAAATCAAAAAAGAAAAATTTACAATAAAACAATTCAATGAGAAATATATTGATGATAACGCTTGTTTGCATCAAATATTTTTAAACAGATATTCTTATTTAGAAAATTGCCCTAAATGCAATGATAAATTTAGTTATCATAAGGTAACAGATCGTAAATGTTATGCTTGTGCTTATTGTGGGAATCAGTTGCATCCTCTAGCAGACACAATATTTCATAAATCATCTACAAGCTTGAAAAACTGGTTTTATGCTATATTTCTTTTTTCTACTTCTAAAAACGGAGTATCAGCAAAAGAATTAGAAAGACAATTAGGTGTTACTTATAAATGTGCTTATCGTATCGCTAAGCAAATCAGAAAGTTATTTGATGAGAATGTAAGTATGCTAACCAATATTGTTGAAATAGATGAAACTTATGTGGGGGGTAAAGAAATAAATAAACATAAGCATAAAAAAACACCTAGCAATCAAGGTCGTTCACTTAAGACTAAATCCGCAGTTCTTGGAGCAGTTGAAAGACAAGGTAATATTATCGCCAAAGTAGTAAACCATACACAAAGCTCAATTGTAAAGCCTTTTGTTCGTGACAATATTTGTATTACTGCGGAAGTAAAAACAGATGAATACAAAGTTTATAACTCACTTAAGTTTATGGGTTATAGCCACGATACAGTTGACCATGGTAAGAAAGAGTACGTCAACGGCGATACCCACACCAATAATCTTGAGGGCTTTTGGTCGCAATTAAAGCGTTCTATTAACGGAACTTATCACTCTGTTAGCCCTAAATATTTACAAACTTATGTAAATGAGTTTGCTTATAGATACAACAGAAGAAATGATATTACGCCTTTATTTAAGTCTATGATTAAAAAGGTCTTGATGCTTGTTTAA
- the cutA gene encoding divalent-cation tolerance protein CutA, with product MEQVCIILTTTNLKEIAEQLAQELVLSDLAACVQIDEVKSIFKWDGKIDNEKEFRLMIKAKSSNYQQIEQAIIAIHNYQLPQIIKFNITDGFQPYLDWVTGTFKK from the coding sequence ATGGAACAGGTATGCATAATTCTAACTACTACTAACTTAAAAGAGATAGCGGAGCAACTAGCTCAAGAGTTAGTCCTCAGTGATTTAGCTGCCTGTGTGCAAATTGATGAAGTAAAAAGTATTTTTAAGTGGGATGGTAAGATAGATAATGAAAAAGAATTTCGATTAATGATTAAAGCCAAGTCAAGCAATTATCAACAAATAGAACAAGCAATTATCGCTATACATAATTATCAATTACCACAAATTATAAAATTTAATATTACTGACGGTTTTCAACCTTATTTAGATTGGGTAACTGGTACATTTAAAAAATGA
- the ruvB gene encoding Holliday junction branch migration DNA helicase RuvB: MSNNNILSTESQPNDQESSLRPSYLKDFVGQQKIKENLSIFIQAARSRKESLDHTLFYGPPGLGKTTLAAIIAKEMGVNLKSVSGPALSKAADLAAILTNLQENDVLFIDEIHRLNTNVEEILYSAMEDFALDIIIGEGTTARSVRINLPHFTLVGATTRLGLLSSPLRDRFGIPLRLNFYELNELKQIVVRGGSLLNINLVDDGAAEIAKRARGTPRIALRLLKRICDFALVDGVTEVNAILADSALNRLEVDKVGLDSNDYRYLKFIAMHYDGGPVGIETIAAALSEHRDAIEETIEPYLMQIGLLQRTSRGRVITLSAFQYLGIDKSIITG, translated from the coding sequence GTGTCTAATAATAATATTTTGTCGACAGAATCACAGCCAAATGATCAAGAATCATCTTTAAGACCTAGTTATTTAAAAGATTTTGTTGGGCAGCAAAAAATTAAAGAGAATTTATCAATATTTATTCAAGCAGCCAGGAGTCGTAAGGAATCATTAGATCATACTTTGTTTTATGGTCCTCCAGGTCTTGGTAAGACTACACTGGCCGCTATTATAGCTAAAGAAATGGGGGTTAATTTAAAATCAGTTTCTGGTCCTGCTCTATCCAAAGCTGCTGATTTAGCGGCAATATTAACCAATTTACAAGAAAATGATGTTTTGTTTATCGATGAAATTCATCGCTTAAATACTAATGTTGAAGAAATATTATATTCCGCAATGGAAGATTTTGCTTTAGATATCATTATTGGTGAAGGTACAACAGCTAGATCAGTAAGAATTAACTTGCCGCATTTTACTTTGGTAGGGGCGACCACAAGACTTGGTTTACTTAGTAGCCCATTGCGTGATCGATTTGGAATTCCTTTGCGGTTAAATTTTTACGAATTAAACGAATTAAAGCAGATCGTAGTTAGAGGTGGTTCACTATTAAATATTAATTTAGTTGATGATGGAGCTGCTGAGATTGCAAAACGTGCGCGAGGAACGCCTAGAATTGCATTAAGGCTATTGAAACGAATTTGTGATTTTGCGTTAGTAGATGGTGTTACTGAGGTTAATGCCATACTTGCAGATTCAGCATTAAATCGTTTAGAAGTAGATAAAGTTGGGTTAGATAGTAATGATTATCGCTATTTAAAATTTATTGCCATGCACTATGATGGTGGACCAGTAGGTATTGAAACTATTGCTGCGGCATTATCGGAACATCGAGATGCCATTGAAGAAACTATAGAACCATATTTAATGCAAATAGGCCTATTACAACGTACATCAAGAGGTAGGGTAATTACCTTAAGTGCTTTTCAGTATTTAGGAATCGATAAATCAATAATTACTGGTTAA